The proteins below come from a single Triticum aestivum cultivar Chinese Spring chromosome 5D, IWGSC CS RefSeq v2.1, whole genome shotgun sequence genomic window:
- the LOC123120435 gene encoding uncharacterized protein — translation MDPGPSSASADPSPPEEEEEEEEEEERDSSTGSTWVFVPGSEVLGADAPKVVGWEELQQELARLWSLSAALAAARDRKAGLAARLESALEARKAVLQQDNELAEMRQRLQSHADFMGELRMQTKEVSANVDDWREQLCVKIRTLTVADKTVGAAQSKLQEPCKLLSGEHGHGRLKGLERMLRMRQQYMIGQVAQIYPVRPLNEQSPIVKPGLNSSITRTGVSEAVSPNGYQNGQAPLAILGLQLSKLSIKKTSYFSDKTEIQKSATLLGYVAHAVSLIASYLDVPLRYPLRLGGSHSYIVDHAPSVDPSIAPGVSSSTPSSTSMRTMEFPLFFEGQETTRSAYAVFLLNKDVEQLLNHIGAESLGPRHVLANLKQLTTIVQSQQYISD, via the exons ATGGACCCGGGGCCCTCGTCTGCCAGCGCTGACCCGTCcccgccagaggaggaggaggaagaggaggaggaggaggagcgcgacagcAGCACCGGCAGCACGTGGGTGTTCGTGCCGGGGAGCGAGGTACTGGGTGCCGACGCCCCCAAGGTCGTCGGCTGGGAGGAGCTTCAGCAGGAGCTCGCGCGCCTCTGGAGCCTGtccgccgcgctcgccgccgccagGGACCGCAAGGCCGGCCTCGCCGCGCGCCTCGAGTCCGCGCTCGAG GCAAGAAAGGCAGTTCTTCAGCAGGATAATGAGTTGGCTGAGATGAGGCAGAGATTGCAATCTCATGCTGATTTTATGGGGGAATTGAGGATGCAAACGAAGGAAGTGTCTGCGAATGTTGATGATTGGAGGGAGCAACTTTGTGTCAAGatcagaacgctgacagtagcagACAAAACTGTTGGCGCAGCACAAAGTAAATTACAG GAACCTTGTAAATTGCTGTCTGGGGAACATGGCCATGGTCGTCTTAAAGGTCTGGAACGAATGTTACGGATGAGACAACAATACATGATAGGACAAGTTGCTCAGATATACCCTGTGAGGCCCTTGAATGAGCAATCTCCAATTGTAAAGCCTGGATTAAACTCTAGTATCACTAGAACAG GAGTTAGTGAAGCAGTGTCGCCCAATGGTTACCAAAACGGACAGGCACCTTTGGCCATTTTGGGTCTACAGTTATCAAAGCTTTCTATAAAAAAGACCAGCTACTTCAGTGACAAGACAGAGATTCAAAAGTCTGCTACTCTTCTTGGATATGTTGCACAT GCGGTCTCCCTTATTGCATCATATCTCGATGTTCCTCTTCGATATCCACTACGGTTGGGAGGTTCACATTCGTATATTGTTGATCATGCACCTTCAGTTGACCCATCTATAGCCCCAGGAGTAAGTTCTTCTACCCCTTCGAGCACGAGCATGAGGACAATGGAATTTCCTCTGTTTTTTGAAGGCCAAGAAACAACAAGATCGGCATATGCTGTATTCTTGTTAAACAAG GATGTCGAACAACTTCTGAACCACATTGGCGCTGAAAGTCTTGGCCCAAGACATGTACTAGCTAACCTGAAGCAGCTAACAACCATTGTCCAGTCACAACAATACATTTCTGATTGA
- the LOC123124604 gene encoding NDR1/HIN1-like protein 13 has translation MADRVHPMQSPPHPASPLPPPDQEDAAAATAATETTPLHPTLYGPPAPPPGTYIVQIPKDQVLRVPPPDRASRYKSLAERPVRRRRLRRAFFGTCGAVLFLALAAAVFVGTVYLVFRPRAPAFSVASLSIRGLDVAALPPSSLSPELDVALRADNGANRKVGVDYRGAGEVAVSYSGARLAAGQWPAFHQAPRNVTVFSTTLRGTGVSFSDEQRKQLAAEQAARAVPLTVEARVPVRLRFGKVLRTWTVDVKATCQVTVDKLAGEAAAANRGCRVKVRPFLWWWW, from the coding sequence ATGGCCGACCGCGTCCACCCCATGCAGTCTCCGCCGCATCCCGCGTCCCCTCTGCCGCCGCCGGACCAGGAGGacgcagcggcggcgacggcggccacgGAGACCACGCCGCTCCACCCCACCTTGTACGGCCCGCCGGCGCCACCGCCCGGGACGTACATCGTCCAGATTCCCAAGGACCAGGTCCTCCGCGTGCCGCCCCCCGACCGGGCCAGCCGGTACAAGAGCCTCGCGGAGCGCCCGGTccggcgccgccgcctgcgccgcgccTTCTTTGGCACCTGCGGGGCCGTGCTCTTCCTTGCTCTCGCCGCCGCCGTGTTCGTGGGCACCGTGTACCTCGTCTTCCGCCCCCGCGCGCCCGCCTTCTCCGTCGCCTCCCTCTCCATCCGCGGCCTCGACGTGGCCGCCCTGCCGCCCTCTTCGCTCTCGCCGGAGCTCGACGTCGCCCTGCGCGCGGACAACGGCGCGAACAGGAAGGTGGGCGTTGACTACCGCGGCGCCGGTGAGGTGGCAGTCTCCTACTCCGGTGCGCGCCTTGCGGCCGGTCAGTGGCCGGCGTTCCACCAGGCGCCGAGGAACGTGACGGTGTTCTCCACGACGCTGAGGGGAACCGGCGTGAGCTTCAGCGACGAGCAGAGGAAGCAGCTGGCCGCGGAGCAGGCGGCGCGCGCGGTGCCGCTGACGGTGGAGGCGCGGGTGCCGGTGAGGCTGCGGTTCGGGAAGGTGCTGCGGACGTGGACGGTGGACGTGAAGGCGACGTGCCAGGTGACGGTTGACAAGCTGGCCGGCGAGGCAGCGGCGGCCAACAGAGGATGCCGGGTCAAGGTCAGAccgttcttgtggtggtggtggtga
- the LOC123120434 gene encoding uncharacterized protein: protein MMDKGQGEKRCLRAAFWCRPKHFLSAKGGAAASAKQGIQTQEKGASLVHPHCSFLALLSLLYLFDPVPCGCHFSTACICACDARRFWFLLFAVVDVDAGMCLMEKFKQMTKDLGTGDLVLHAKRILHSSFAVAYQSSCDYPMVLGAGILLLLLHRICPPLLAFLVSSSPLLLLTGLLLGALLSYGEPNTPSVTGEGASDNQQTLSPELKNSIDDCSTKEVESVTIETRLEKRTGSTGAYVEERAPANNTHDNYCEETNVTFVAADTVLSTESSKYAQTNVTVGREWYGEQISEKAGLREFESSNNERGDYEVHNHYQFGEPTSPCWQSADRQDPCYGSESDLTDDSSSPDASMTDIIPMLEELHPLIDLGTGHPTLASRSRDNLNSSSDDDESDLEEDDDNSISDDEAEGEEEEKDDGNDQEDVIGKNGRADGLMELQRAKNVLKFELDQKLMDLQTTDATQKLKEASRFFVQVPSISTPRGEPYDPSNASGEGEMIELPQIPDSAPSVLLQRGSLFDLPSDHIGDHNSQLQETWTPRSYSPATQLRKHGNFHGRHSANPCRSGLKSEKGEISGEDALGSHSDSDAAKQGNDGRLSCSQEAHLGEEIKILSPVISDAGVLKGDYGMHEGNNNVDSSDDINSFPTMENESSTSEAEVSVHPGGEQSVLCCLSKVNNSEQHVVEANSIDEVNSLFRSRMEEVLVQSVSEPVMGQPLTVTLEDDSSDPALCPNPGMHAIEASSVEELNSQFVQINHEALTCDAWDVVPVQEKSSEEAFPAADEHTSEVPVGNGSRELSTAEKTQQLAGTSRLHVIEVTSAEEMKRLFNTLEVVQDQMHHSSEYKLAQGTGGSASGTLGLETEPVEDAGSAFEQLISGHDKGKMSQDVEVELKPVELNSELEVTEAQTLDDDSSYDTFGSGSKVTELKDSAGTPKSVAVEGRHEEDV, encoded by the exons ATGATGGACAAAG GACAGGGAGAGAAGAGATGCCTCAGGGCTGCCTTTTGGTGCCGACCAAAGCATTTTTTGTCTGCCAAGGGTGGTGCTGCTGCAAGTGCAAAGCAAGGGATCCAGACACAGGAAAAAGGAGCCTCCCTAGTGCACCCGCACTGCAGCTTCCTTGCTTTGCTCTCGCTTCTTTACTTGTTCGATCCAGTTCCATGTGGTTGCCATTTCTCCACTGCATGCATCTGCGCCTGTGACGCTAGGAGATTTTGGTTCTTGCTGTTCGCCGTCGTCGACGTCGACGCAG GAATGTGCTTAATGGAAAAATTTAAGCAGATGACTAAGGATCTCGGCACAGGCGATCTCGTTCTGCACGCCAAGAGAATATTGCATTCCTCTTTCGCAGTCGCATATCAGTCTTCTTGTGATTATCCTATGGTACTCGGTGCTGGGATCTTGTTGCTGCTACTACATAGGATTTGCCCTCCTTTACTTGCTTTCCTGGTGTCTTCCTCTCCCCTCCTGCTGTTAACCGGACTTCTTCTCGGAGCCCTTTTGAGTTATGGTGAACCAAATACCCCCTCAGTGACTGGAGAAGGAGCCTCTGATAATCAACAAACTTTGTCCCCGGAGTTGAAAAATTCCATTGATGACTGCTCAACCAAGGAGGTTGAGAGTGTTACTATCGAGACTCGCTTGGAGAAGAGAACTGGCAGTACAGGAGCATATGTCGAGGAGAGAGCCCCGGCCAATAACACGCATGACAATTACTGTGAAGAAACAAATGTCACATTTGTGGCAGCTGATACTGTGCTTAGCACGGAGTCTTCTAAATATGCCCAGACCAATGTCACTGTGGGAAGAGAATGGTATGGTGAACAAATTAGTGAGAAGGCTGGTCTGCGAGAATTTGAGAGCAGCAATAATGAAAGAGGTGACTATGAAGTACACAATCATTATCAGTTTGGTGAACCCACGAGTCCCTGCTGGCAGTCTGCTGACAGGCAGGATCCTTGTTATGGTTCTGAATCTGATCTTACTGATGACAGTTCTTCTCCTGATGCATCCATGACCGACATAATCCCAATGCTTGAAGAGTTGCACCCACTGATAGACTTGGGCACTGGTCACCCCACCTTGGCCTCCAGGTCCAGGGACAACTTGAATTCTTCATCAGATGACGATGAGAGTGACCTCGAGGAGGATGACGACAACAGTATCTCGGATGATGAAGctgaaggagaggaagaggagaaagatgacggaaatgatcagGAGGATGTCATAGGAAAGAATGGTAGGGCTGATGGTCTGATGGAGCTGCAGAGAGCAAAGAATGTCCTGAAGTTTGAACTCGACCAGAAGCTGATGGACTTGCAAACCACTGATGCAACACAGAAATTGAAGGAGGCATCCCGTTTCTTTGTCCAGGTTCCTTCCATTTCCACACCAAGAGGGGAACCATATGATCCTTCAAATGCCTCAGGGGAAGGGGAAATGATAGAGTTGCCCCAGATACCTGATTCAGCACCATCTGTCCTCCTGCAGAGGGGAAGCCTATTTGATCTTCCTTCTGACCATATTGGGGACCATAACAGTCAATTGCAAGAAACTTGGACTCCTCGCTCGTACTCTCCAGCAACACAGCTTAGAAAGCATGGAAACTTCCATGGACGGCACTCCGCTAATCCGTGTCGCAGTGGCCTCAAATCGGAGAAAGGTGAAATCAGTGGAGAAGATGCCCTTGGTAGTCACTCGGACAGTGATGCTGCTAAGCAAGGGAATGATGGGAGGTTATCTTGTTCACAGGAAGCACATTTAGGTGAAGAGATCAAAATACTAAGCCCAGTAATTTCAGATGCTGGTGTGTTGAAAGGAGATTATGGGATGCATGAAGGCAATAACAATGTTGATTCCAGTGATGATATAAATTCATTTCCTACCATGGAAAATGAATCCAGCACTTCAGAAGCGGAGGTTTCAGTTCATCCAG GCGGTGAGCAATCAGTGCTATGCTGTCTATCCAAAGTAAATAATTCCGAGCAACATGTCGTCGAAGCGAATTCCATAGATGAAGTTAACTCGTTATTCAGGAGCCGCATGGAGGAAGTGCTAGTGCAGTCCGTTTCAGAGCCCGTTATGGGGCAACCTTTGACAGTTACACTTGAAGATGACTCGAGTGACCCGGCGTTATGTCCAAACCCCGGGATGCATGCCATTGAAGCGAGTTCAGTTGAAGAACTAAATTCACAATTTGTACAAATCAATCACGAAGCACTGACATGTGACGCTTGGGATGTTGTGCCGGTTCAAGAAAAGTCAAGTGAGGAAGCATTTCCTGCTGCAGATGAGCATACTTCAGAAGTCCCAGTTGGAAATGGGTCCAGAGAGCTGTCAACTGCAGAAAAAACCCAGCAGCTTGCAGGTACTTCTAGGCTCCATGTTATTGAGGTGACCTCAGCTGAAGAGATGAAAAGGCTATTCAATACACTCGAAGTTGTGCAGGATCAGATGCATCATAGCTCAGAGTACAAGCTTGCTCAAGGTACAGGAGGGAGTGCTTCTGGCACGCTAGGTCTTGAAACAGAGCCCGTCGAAGATGCCGGCTCTGCTTTCGAGCAGTTAATCTCTGGTCATGACAAGGGGAAGATGTCTCAAGATGTTGAGGTGGAGCTGAAGCCAGTCGAGCTCAACTCTGAACTGGAGGTTACCGAGGCCCAAACTCTGGATGATGATTCTAGTTATGACACATTTGGCAGTGGTTCTAAAGTAACTGAGCTCAAAGATTCAGCTGGAACTCCTAAATCTGTTGCTGTTGAAGGGCGGCATGAGGAAGATGTTTGA